In Curtobacterium sp. L6-1, a genomic segment contains:
- a CDS encoding response regulator transcription factor yields the protein MIRVVVADDHPIVRSGIVALLQAADDIDVVGQAADGAAAVSLVLAERPDVVLMDLRMPILDGDAATAEILATAPDVRVLILTTYESDDQILAAIEAGATGYLLKAAPESEILAGVRATARGETALAPSAAAALVRRTVGAVPSGPSLTPRELDVLRLVAQGNSNPAIGRVLFLSETTVKTHLGHVFEKLGVNDRTRAVTRAMELGLLP from the coding sequence GTGATCCGCGTCGTGGTGGCCGACGACCACCCGATCGTCCGGTCCGGCATCGTCGCACTGTTGCAGGCAGCGGACGACATCGACGTCGTCGGGCAGGCCGCCGACGGTGCCGCTGCCGTGTCCCTCGTGCTGGCCGAGCGTCCGGACGTCGTCCTGATGGACCTGCGCATGCCGATCCTCGACGGCGACGCCGCAACGGCCGAGATCCTCGCCACCGCACCCGACGTCCGCGTCCTGATCCTCACGACCTACGAGTCCGACGACCAGATCCTCGCCGCGATCGAGGCCGGCGCCACGGGTTACCTGCTCAAGGCCGCGCCGGAGTCGGAGATCCTCGCCGGCGTCCGGGCGACCGCTCGCGGCGAGACCGCCCTCGCTCCCTCGGCAGCTGCCGCACTGGTCCGTCGGACCGTGGGCGCCGTGCCGAGCGGACCGTCCCTGACCCCGCGCGAGCTCGACGTCCTGCGCCTCGTCGCCCAGGGCAACAGCAACCCGGCGATCGGCCGCGTGCTCTTCCTCAGCGAGACCACCGTGAAGACGCACCTCGGCCACGTCTTTGAGAAGCTCGGCGTCAACGACCGCACCCGCGCCGTCACCCGCGCGATGGAGCTCGGCCTCCTGCCTTGA
- a CDS encoding AraC family transcriptional regulator: MDEQVAQALDRAAATALVHAERMPSVPRGAWADGGLLPVSGATGRAAALQMRVSQVRAPTPIGYQRYVPSLSVVLVGRKRSVVGDDDQQWGREHFLITPVDLPVVAGVTEVEGDRGFVSVVWRLDPVVVGEVVASMSRSTAPLVEPPRLGTWTAPLADAFARLVGLLSAPEDVPVLFPLVSREVVLRLLQTEQAPRILAALDGDSVVARATALLNGRLDEAWSMERLAAVLTTSASTLFTRFKQATGMSPAQYLKRARLGEARRRMVVLGETAARAATAVGYRSASHFSRDYREAYGLPPAEDAAGAREAFAVAG; encoded by the coding sequence ATGGACGAGCAGGTCGCGCAGGCGCTGGACCGTGCAGCGGCGACGGCCCTGGTGCACGCCGAGCGGATGCCGTCGGTGCCCCGCGGTGCGTGGGCGGACGGTGGGCTGCTGCCGGTGAGCGGGGCGACCGGACGTGCCGCAGCGCTCCAGATGCGGGTGTCCCAGGTAAGGGCGCCGACGCCGATCGGGTACCAGCGGTACGTGCCCTCGCTGTCGGTCGTGCTCGTCGGCCGCAAGCGCTCCGTCGTCGGGGACGACGACCAGCAGTGGGGACGCGAACACTTCCTCATCACGCCCGTCGACCTGCCCGTGGTCGCCGGCGTGACCGAGGTCGAGGGGGACCGCGGCTTCGTCTCGGTCGTCTGGCGGCTCGACCCGGTGGTCGTCGGCGAGGTCGTGGCGTCCATGTCGCGCTCGACCGCCCCGCTCGTGGAGCCCCCTCGCCTCGGCACGTGGACGGCGCCGCTGGCCGACGCGTTCGCCCGGCTCGTCGGACTCCTGTCGGCGCCGGAGGACGTGCCGGTGCTGTTCCCGCTCGTCTCCCGGGAGGTCGTGCTGCGGCTGCTGCAGACCGAGCAGGCGCCACGGATCCTGGCCGCGCTCGACGGCGACTCGGTCGTCGCACGGGCCACGGCGCTGCTCAACGGACGGCTCGACGAGGCGTGGTCGATGGAGCGGTTGGCCGCGGTGCTGACGACGAGCGCCTCGACGCTGTTCACCCGGTTCAAGCAGGCGACGGGGATGTCGCCGGCGCAGTACCTCAAGCGCGCCCGGCTCGGCGAGGCACGGCGGCGCATGGTCGTGCTCGGCGAGACCGCGGCACGAGCGGCGACGGCCGTCGGGTACCGGAGTGCGTCGCACTTCTCGCGGGACTACCGGGAGGCGTACGGGCTGCCGCCGGCGGAGGACGCCGCCGGGGCACGTGAGGCGTTCGCGGTCGCGGGTTGA
- a CDS encoding excinuclease ABC subunit UvrA, which produces MPAPRTTTDPTIERDTIATPTPDGFIRVRGASENNLRDVDVDIPRDRIVAFTGISGSGKSSLAFGTVFAEAQRRFLESVAPYARRLIAQGSTPHVDSITGLPPAVALQQRRGAPSSRSTVGTLTTLSNSTRMLYSRAGTYPAGAEQLYSDSFSPNTVAGACPRCHGLGVAHEVTEASAVRDPSLSIRDGAITAWPGAWQGKNLRDVTAGLGYDIERPWRELPQADRDWLLFTEEQPVVEVNPKRDRVAKPYKGRFWSARQFVMHTLADSQSETQRNKVLQFVESGPCSLCGGTGLTQAALAVTFGGRTIAELNALPLSDVAEVLRPTTELTDAAAATSRTSSGERTEVAVAIARDLLGRVEVLTGLGLGYLSLDRTTPTLSPGEMQRLRIATQLRSGLFGVVYVLDEPSAGLHPADAEPLVQVLEDLRASGNSVFVVEHDMRIVRQADWIVDVGPGAGSAGGTVLYSGPVDGLADVDESVTRRFLQPRRPGQEARPPRTPVGTLELRNVSQHNLRGLDVDLPLGVLTAVTGVSGSGKSSLVGGVLPTRALDHPTVSRVVEVDQKPIGRTPRSNLATYTGLFDAVRAAFAATDDAKARGWTAGRFSFNVAGGRCEVCQGEGSVSVELLFLPGSWAPCAECHGSRYNAETLEVRLDGATIADVLGMTVDEATPFLAELPAAARALDALGQVGLGYLRLGQPAPELSGGEAQRIKLATELQRARSGHTLYLLDEPTTGLHPADVERLTEQLARLTDAGNTVVVVEHAMSVVAAADHVIDMGPSGGDAGGQVVAAGTPAEVAASPDSRTAPYLRAELGG; this is translated from the coding sequence ATGCCCGCACCACGCACGACCACGGATCCGACTATCGAGCGGGACACGATCGCGACGCCCACCCCCGACGGCTTCATCCGCGTCCGCGGCGCGAGCGAGAACAACCTCCGCGACGTCGACGTCGACATCCCCCGCGACCGCATCGTCGCCTTCACGGGCATCTCCGGCTCGGGCAAGTCGAGCCTGGCGTTCGGCACAGTGTTCGCCGAGGCACAGCGCCGCTTCCTCGAGTCCGTCGCCCCGTACGCCCGCCGCCTCATCGCGCAGGGCTCCACCCCGCACGTCGACTCGATCACCGGCCTCCCGCCGGCGGTCGCCCTGCAGCAGCGCCGCGGCGCCCCGAGTTCCCGATCGACCGTCGGTACGCTCACGACGCTGAGCAACTCCACGCGCATGCTCTACTCGCGCGCCGGCACGTACCCGGCGGGTGCCGAGCAGCTGTACTCGGACTCGTTCTCCCCGAACACCGTCGCCGGCGCCTGCCCGCGCTGCCACGGGCTGGGCGTCGCGCACGAGGTGACCGAGGCCTCCGCCGTCCGCGACCCGTCGCTGAGCATCCGCGACGGTGCGATCACCGCGTGGCCGGGTGCATGGCAGGGGAAGAACCTCCGCGACGTGACGGCCGGCCTCGGGTACGACATCGAGCGGCCGTGGCGCGAGCTGCCGCAGGCCGACCGCGACTGGCTGCTCTTCACCGAGGAGCAGCCCGTCGTCGAGGTGAACCCGAAGCGCGACCGCGTGGCGAAGCCGTACAAGGGCCGCTTCTGGAGTGCCCGGCAGTTCGTGATGCACACGCTGGCGGACTCGCAGAGCGAGACGCAGCGGAACAAGGTCCTGCAGTTCGTGGAGTCCGGCCCGTGCTCGCTGTGCGGTGGCACGGGGCTGACGCAGGCGGCCCTCGCGGTGACGTTCGGCGGCCGGACGATCGCCGAGCTGAACGCGCTGCCGCTGTCCGACGTCGCCGAGGTCCTGCGTCCGACGACCGAGCTGACCGACGCCGCGGCGGCCACGTCGCGGACCTCGTCGGGTGAGCGCACCGAGGTCGCGGTCGCCATCGCACGTGACCTCCTCGGCCGGGTCGAGGTCCTCACCGGACTGGGCCTCGGCTACCTGAGCCTGGACCGCACGACGCCGACGCTCTCCCCCGGGGAGATGCAGCGCCTCCGCATCGCCACGCAGCTGCGGAGCGGCCTGTTCGGCGTCGTCTACGTCCTCGACGAGCCGAGCGCGGGCCTCCACCCCGCGGACGCGGAACCCCTCGTCCAGGTCCTCGAGGACTTGCGCGCGAGCGGCAACAGCGTCTTCGTCGTCGAGCACGACATGCGCATCGTCCGGCAGGCCGACTGGATCGTCGACGTCGGCCCCGGTGCCGGATCCGCCGGCGGCACGGTCCTGTACAGCGGTCCCGTCGACGGCCTCGCCGACGTCGACGAATCCGTCACGCGTCGGTTCCTGCAGCCCCGTCGACCCGGCCAGGAGGCACGCCCTCCCCGGACGCCCGTCGGCACCCTCGAACTGCGGAACGTCTCACAGCACAACCTCCGCGGGCTCGACGTCGACCTCCCGCTCGGCGTCCTGACCGCCGTGACCGGCGTCTCCGGGTCCGGCAAGTCGTCGCTCGTCGGCGGTGTCCTCCCGACCAGGGCGCTCGACCACCCGACCGTCAGCCGCGTGGTCGAGGTCGACCAGAAGCCGATCGGCCGCACGCCCCGCTCGAACCTCGCTACGTACACGGGCCTGTTCGACGCGGTGCGCGCCGCGTTCGCCGCCACCGACGACGCGAAGGCCCGTGGTTGGACGGCGGGCCGGTTCTCGTTCAACGTCGCCGGCGGACGGTGCGAGGTGTGCCAGGGCGAGGGCTCGGTGTCCGTCGAGCTGCTGTTCCTGCCGGGCAGCTGGGCCCCGTGCGCGGAGTGCCACGGCTCCCGGTACAACGCCGAGACCCTCGAGGTCCGGCTCGACGGCGCCACCATCGCGGACGTGCTCGGCATGACCGTCGACGAGGCCACCCCGTTCCTCGCCGAGCTCCCCGCCGCAGCACGTGCCCTGGACGCCCTCGGGCAGGTCGGCCTCGGCTACCTCCGCCTCGGCCAGCCGGCGCCCGAGCTCTCCGGCGGCGAGGCCCAGCGCATCAAGCTCGCCACCGAACTGCAGCGTGCCCGGTCCGGCCACACCCTGTACCTGCTCGACGAACCGACGACGGGCCTCCACCCGGCCGACGTCGAGCGGCTCACGGAGCAGCTCGCCCGCCTGACGGACGCAGGCAACACGGTCGTCGTCGTCGAGCACGCGATGTCCGTCGTCGCCGCTGCCGACCACGTCATCGACATGGGCCCGTCCGGTGGTGACGCCGGCGGCCAGGTGGTCGCGGCCGGCACCCCCGCCGAGGTCGCGGCCTCCCCCGACAGCCGCACGGCGCCGTACCTGCGCGCCGAACTCGGCGGCTGA